The following proteins are encoded in a genomic region of Drosophila willistoni isolate 14030-0811.24 chromosome 3R, UCI_dwil_1.1, whole genome shotgun sequence:
- the LOC6648060 gene encoding protein atonal, with protein MSSSSEIYRYYYKTSEDLQGFKGASTEAYFNPMAAYNPGVSHYQFNCNSLASSSNYLSANGFISFEQASSDGWITSSPASHRSESPEYVDLNTIYNNGCQLEQQYGLTMPVASQPTPVTAAAPAPPQPPPPVELMGSPNVGTCKTIHSSPTAPAQASGVPVTKPKRTYTKRNQATAANTSNTSSNTSSNSNSNVSVNLYADEFQNFDFDNTALFDDSVDDDDEDEDMMLFGSGGEDFDLADGNDSEDGAANGAAGAGAGKKRRSKQISPVVKRKRRLAANARERRRMQNLNQAFDRLRQYLPCLGNDRQLSKHETLQMAQTYISALGDLLR; from the coding sequence ATGTCGTCGTCCAGTGAAATTTATCGCTATTACTACAAAACCTCTGAGGACCTGCAAGGCTTTAAGGGTGCTTCGACTGAAGCGTATTTCAATCCCATGGCTGCCTACAATCCCGGTGTTAGCCACTATCAGTTCAATTGCAATTCGCTGGCCAGCTCAAGTAATTATTTATCGGCCAATGGTTTCATTAGCTTCGAGCAGGCCAGCTCCGATGGCTGGATTACTTCGTCACCGGCCAGTCATCGATCGGAGAGTCCTGAGTATGTGGATCTCAATACAATCTACAACAACGGTTGCCAATTGGAGCAGCAATATGGTTTGACAATGCCAGTGGCCAGCCAACCAACACcagtaacagcagcagcaccagcaccaccgcaaccaccaccaccagtcGAGTTGATGGGTTCGCCAAATGTGGGAACATGTAAAACCATTCACTCATCTCCGACAGCGCCAGCACAAGCATCGGGAGTCCCGGTAACAAAACCCAAGCGAACTTACACTAAGAGAAATCAAGCCACTGCCGCCAATACCTCCAATACTTCCTCCAACACCTCGTCCAACTCCAACTCTAATGTCTCTGTCAATTTGTATGCCGATGAGTTCCAGAATTTCGATTTTGACAACACGGCCCTCTTCGATGATAGCGtggatgacgatgatgaggatgaggacATGATGCTCTTTGGCAGTGGCGGCGAAGACTTCGATCTGGCCGATGGCAATGACAGCGAAGACGGAGCCGCCAATGGAGCCGCAGGAGCTGGAGCTGGCAAGAAGCGTCGCAGTAAGCAAATCTCGCCAGTGGTTAAGCGAAAGCGCCGTCTTGCCGCCAACGCCCGAGAACGTCGTCGTATGCAGAATCTGAACCAGGCTTTCGATCGTCTCCGTCAATATTTGCCCTGCCTGGGCAACGATCGCCAATTGTCCAAGCATGAGACACTCCAAATGGCCCAGACCTATATATCCGCACTGGGCGACCTGCTGCGATAA
- the LOC6648061 gene encoding phenylalanine--tRNA ligase beta subunit, with protein sequence MPTIGVKRDLLFEALGKKYTDDEFQELCFAFGLELDEVTTEKQMLTKEQGEVAAAANASEEIIYRIDIPANRYDLLCLEGLVTGLLVFQGKVKPPKFEFVEPSKRQVLKIAPSTAQIRPHAVAAVLRNVSFTQESYNSFIDLQDKLHQNICRKRTLVAIGTHDLDTLEGPFSYEALAPEQIKFKPLNQKNEMTGVQLMDFYATHSQLKQYLPIIRDSPVYPVIYDSKRVVLSLPPIINGDHSKISLKTKNVFIECTATDLTKAKVVLDTIVCLFSQHCDKKFTVEPCDVVKPDGSIVSYPELAVREEKISVKRANDYIGINESSDKLADMLTRMYLEAKVQGDFLTVKIPPTRHDVIHACDIYEDIAIAYGYNNIKKSLPAFMQIAKQFPLNKLTEQLREQVAQAGFTEALTFTLCSRDDIARKLNKSIDSMSVVHIGNPKTLEFQVVRTTLLPGLLKTLVANRKMPLPLKLFEISDVVLADEKTEVGARNERRLCAVNCNKTAGFEVVHGLLDRVMQLLSVPWKTGNVTKGYSLQAADDPSYFPGRCANVMYDNVAIGKIGVLHPTVLQAFELTTPCSVVEFTIEPFV encoded by the exons ATGCCAACAATTGGAGTGAAACGTGACCTACTCTTTGAAGCACTCGGCAAGAAATACA CCGATGACGAGTTCCAAGAGCTGTGCTTTGCCTTTGGTCTGGAACTGGATGAAGTG ACGACGGAGAAGCAGATGCTGACCAAAGAACAGGGGGAGGTAGCGGCTGCTGCAAATGCCAGTGAAGAGATTATATACCGGATTGATATACCAGCCAATCGTTATGATTTGCTTTGCTTAGAGGGTCTGGTCACGGGTCTGCTTGTGTTCCAGGGCAA AGTTAAACCTCCCAAATTTGAGTTTGTGGAACCTAGCAAAAGGCAAGTGCTGAAAATTGCACCATCGACGGCGCAGATTCGTCCCCATGCTGTCGCCGCAGTGCTGCGCAATGTGTCCTTTACCCAAGAGTCTTACAATAGCTTCATAGATCTGCAGGACAAACTGCATCAGAATATATGTCGCAAGCGTACCCTTGTGGCCATTGGTACACATGATCTGGATACCTTGGAAGGACCCTTCAGCTATGAGGCCCTTGCTCCGGAGCAAATCAAATTTAAGCCTCTTAACCAAAAAAACGAGATGACTGGTGTCCAACTGATGGATTTCTATGCTACGCATTCCCAGCTCAAGCAATATTTGCCCATCATTCGTGATTCGCCAGTTTATCCAGTGATCTATGATTCCAAACGCGTGGTGCTTTCACTGCCACCCATTATTAATGGCGATCATTCAAAGATCTCACTTAAGACCAAAAATGTGTTCATCGAGTGTACAGCCACCGACCTTACCAAGGCAAAAGTGGTGCTGGATACCATCGTTTGCCTTTTCTCTCAACACTGTGACAAAAAATTCACAGTGGAGCCTTGTGATGTTGTGAAACCCGATGGGAGCATTGTTTCGTATCCGGAGCTAGCTGTACGTGAAGAGAAGATTTCGGTTAAGCGGGCCAATGACTACATCGGTATCAATGAGTCATCTGACAAATTAGCCGACATGCTGACAAGAATGTATCTGGAAGCCAAAGTGCAGGGAGATTTTCTTACTGTGAAAATTCCTCCCACGCGACATGATGTTATCCATGCTTGTGACATTTATGAGGACATAGCCATTGCCTACGGCTATAACAACATTAAGAAATCTCTGCCAGCTTTTATGCAGATAGCCAAACAGTTTCCACTGAACAAACTCACAGAGCAATTGCGCGAACAAGTGGCCCAAGCTGGATTCACTGAGGCTTTAACCTTTACGCTGTGCTCGCGCGATGACATTGCGCGTAAACTAAATAAGTCCATTGATTCAATGTCTGTTGTTCATATAGGTAACCCCAAGACTTTGGAATTCCAAGTGGTAAGAACCACTTTATTGCCTGGCCTTCTCAAGACTTTGGTGGCCAATCGTAAAATGCCATTGCCCCTGAAACTCTTTGAGATTAGTGATGTAGTCTTAGCGGACGAGAAGACCGAAGTTGGAGCCCGCAACGAACGACGCTTGTGTGCTGTTAATTGCAACAAGACTGCTGGCTTTGAAGTGGTTCATGGTCTATTGGATCGCGTAATGCAACTGCTGTCGGTGCCATGGAAAACTGGCAATGTAACCAAGGGTTATTCCCTACAGGCAGCTGATG ATCCCAGCTATTTCCCGGGACGCTGCGCAAATGTGATGTACGACAATGTGGCCATTGGTAAAATTGGTGTCCTTCATCCTACAGTTTTGCAAGCCTTTGAATTGACCACACCCTGCTCAGTTGTGGAATTCACAATTGAGCCATTTGTCTAA
- the LOC6648059 gene encoding uncharacterized protein LOC6648059 has protein sequence MMRISGIIVIFCLTLAQKSHALEVISETETTEYGPVTMVMDSLAQIAVNVSDESTIQMQSKMNRTVQEIAGNMEVLISNAMSELSDAIYETNSLFIANPDCNPAWNLEELIANVTNQLSGCTATLSNSMESFRYNAQEMVGSIQTLVQQIGQLPHFCQLLGASTEAVAPLGFASGNNCFLRGMTEINQNMAQAMHNASLLLVRTRQQSQEQVAQSQQCSDLVVSEIRNFLSEERANCNSST, from the exons ATGATGAGAATCAGTGGAATAATTGTTATATTTTGCCTGACTTTGGCA CAAAAGAGCCATGCTCTTGAGGTCATCAGCGAAACAGAGACGACAGAATATGGACCTGTTACCATGGTTATGGACAGTCTAGCCCAGATTGCCGTCAATGTGAGCGATGAATCCACCATCCAGATGCAATCAAAAATGAATCGTACTGTACAGGAAATTGCGGGTAACATGGAGGTATTAATATCCAATGCCATGTCAGAGCTAAGTGATGCCATTTATGAGACGAACAGTCTCTTCATAGCCAATCCTGACTGTAATCCAGCTTGGAATCTCGAGGAATTGATTGCCAATGTGACAAATCAATTGAGCGGTTGCACTGCCACCTTGTCCAACTCGATGGAATCTTTCCGCTATAATGCTCAAGAAATGGTGGGCTCCATCCAGACTCTTGTCCAGCAGATTGGTCAATTGCCACACTTCTGCCAGCTTCTAGGCGCCTCCACGGAGGCCGTGGCCCCGCTGGGTTTTGCCAGTGGCAACAATTGCTTTTTGCGTGGCATGACCGAGATCAATCAGAACATGGCACAGGCTATGCATAATGCCTCCTTGCTGCTGGTCCGTACACGCCAACAATCCCAGGAGCAAGTGGCTCAATCTCAGCAATGCAGCGACTTAGTTGTTTCCGAAATTCGCAACTTTTTAAGCGAAGAGCGCGCAAATTGCAATAGTTCTACATAA
- the LOC6648057 gene encoding uncharacterized protein LOC6648057, with product MLRNCLGVILSGCLLLSSLASGHQELSTLLRQQQKDLQLSSVEVEALNPLYRELQAQFDYLYSLQLQRGDGSAQPEAMTEPQLDDNYVQVFDEFRKKFSIYLDDVPTIVYDTQLPTIEEIITMPNKHLSSQEIAEFEDLQAILQDVIDEAQVGIDNLVARAIDLETNLITLNKPKIVMAAIGGLGYMWNYWGRAAQAAYCSYAHVPQFQEALQAVSDGVDCYTYTMSLVLRIQNETVASVKEIKKSVQGLVTIYKKIASKQTTMGKILSGTLNALSAIRRVHDIIAVGLGEYDLVNNQLPQALNNTANCAVGFVNSIPQMIETAQNLTVCITYVSAQPEYEFVRPEEDRYWNIGADPPEIPHEDIVDDDDDDDYVDNDNLDDVDDYVDHR from the coding sequence ATGTTAAGAAATTGTCTTGGCGTAATACTAAGCGGTTGTCTGTTGCTCTCTAGCTTGGCTAGTGGACACCAAGAGCTATCCACCCTCCTACGGCAGCAGCAGAAGGATTTGCAACTCTCAAGTGTCGAAGTGGAGGCACTCAATCCATTGTATCGTGAACTGCAGGCACAGTTTGACTACTTGTATAGCCTTCAATTGCAACGTGGGGATGGCAGTGCCCAGCCAGAGGCGATGACTGAACCGCAATTGGATGATAACTATGTGCAAGTCTTTGATGAGTTTCGCAAAAAGTTCTCCATATATTTGGATGATGTGCCAACGATTGTCTACGATACCCAATTGCCCACAATAGAGGAAATAATCACCATGCCGAATAAGCATTTAAGTTCTCAGGAGATAGCCGAGTTCGAGGACTTGCAGGCCATCTTGCAGGATGTGATCGATGAGGCACAGGTGGGAATTGATAATTTGGTGGCTCGTGCCATCGATCTGGAAACAAATCTGATAACCCTTAACAAACCGAAAATTGTGATGGCAGCTATCGGAGGACTTGGCTATATGTGGAACTATTGGGGACGTGCGGCGCAAGCTGCCTACTGTAGCTATGCCCATGTGCCGCAGTTCCAAGAAGCCCTCCAAGCTGTCAGTGATGGCGTTGATTGCTACACCTACACAATGTCCCTGGTTCTTCGCATTCAGAACGAGACAGTGGCCTCTGTGAAGGAGATAAAGAAGAGCGTTCAGGGACTTGTTAccatatataagaaaattgcCTCCAAACAGACAACCATGGGAAAAATCCTTTCAGGCACATTGAACGCTCTAAGTGCCATTCGTCGAGTTCACGACATTATTGCCGTGGGCCTTGGCGAATATGACTTGGTTAACAATCAACTGCCACAAGCCCTTAACAATACGGCCAACTGTGCCGTAGGTTTTGTCAATAGTATACCGCAAATGATTGAGACGGCTCAGAATCTAACTGTCTGTATAACTTATGTGAGTGCTCAGCCAGAGTACGAGTTTGTGCGCCCAGAAGAGGATCGTTATTGGAATATTGGCGCAGATCCCCCAGAAATTCCTCATGAGGATATTGtggatgatgacgatgatgatgactatGTTGACAATGACAATCTTGATGATGTTGACGATTATGTGGATCATcgataa
- the LOC6648058 gene encoding uncharacterized protein LOC6648058 has product MRLVLLSPELKLLLLAFLCQNVCQGQRIWRKYGPLYESTKSVIAEQSLRASNLWNSTQKVIHQRADQVQQTKNTIDEEQRIINARLEQFFSVQHSPQLRSCYKQYERQVASLNRQLIDKYKVCSQSLDTILEHFEEEIVLEANFMSIASGEIEKLTKLCKVWQLKQLSYNHMGVLLCTVSGIGGINQRLATSLELCRDILLEMSPEDLNTPGCRTYQQLKMQFDQVYVDIQSCIEESQ; this is encoded by the exons ATGAGGTTGGTCCTATTGTCACCGGAGCTAAAGTTACTGCTGCTGGCATTCTTATGT CAAAACGTTTGCCAAGGCCAACGAATCTGGCGCAAATATGGACCACTTTATGAATCCACGAAATCAGTTATCGCTGAACAAAGCTTGCGTGCCTCCAATCTATGGAATAGTACCCAGAAAGTGATTCATCAAAGGGCGGACCAAGTGCAGCAGACCAAGAATACCATAGATGAGGAGCAGCGCATAATTAATGCACGTCTCGAGCAATTCTTCAGTGTCCAGCATAGTCCTCAGCTGAGATCTTGCTATAAGCAATATGAACGACAAGTGGCCAGTTTGAATCGTCAACTGATCGATAAGTATAAGGTTTGTAGTCAATCTTTGGATACCATATTGGAGCACTTCGAGGAGGAAATCGTATTGGAAGCCAATTTTATGAGCATTGCTTCTGGGGAAATTGAAAAGTTAACCAAACTTTGCAAAGTTTGGCaattgaagcaattgtcatataACCATATGGGAGTTTTGCTCTGTACTGTGTCGGGAATCGGTGGGATTAATCAACGTTTGGCTACCAGCTTAGAGCTATGTCGGGACATATTGCTGGAGATGTCACCGGAAGACTTGAACACACCAGGTTGTCGAACATATCAACAATTAAAGATGCAATTCGATCAGGTTTATGTGGATATTCAATCTTGCATAGAGGAGTCCCAATAA